In Theileria equi strain WA chromosome 3, complete sequence, the genomic window AGAAtttaattttaattttcAGTCTAAGGATAAGAAACATGTAAAGGATTTGTTAGAAAATGCGGCTTGTATTGtatttgatgaaattgaCAGGTTATTTAAGGTTCCAGGTACAGAGATCttttcaagaataaaatatttttaggTCAATATGCATCATTAAAGAAAAAAAAACTTATCCGAGAACATCCAGGTTCAGCATTCAACATTTGTCATGTGAGGATTTTCCACCAATTTACACTAATAAATAGACATTGCTATCTATTTCAAAGAgaaaattacaaattatTGGTGCATCCGCGTCGATTCCTCGCCCTTATATAAGATATCTTAACAATTTAGTCCAGTCCTATCGCAAAAATAGCAAAAATTCTATCGCAATTATTAGGTGGGTATATTACTGAAACATGGACTTCTAATAGGAAAAATAAGCAGAACAACTCAAAACCCTATGTATCAATACCTTCAACGGTTCAGCAATTTTACGCAATTTCAGATTCAAATAGCCTAGGTAAATGCAAAAATAATAAGTATGAACGTATTTCAGCGTCAAAGATCTCATGTTTAGCAAGTGTCTATGCTCTCGGAGAAAGTGAAAAAAGTATACTTTTTTTGAGTTCATATGATTCCCTTTTTTCTCTACAATTTCACTTAAAGAAGCTTAATATTGATGTAAGTCTCTGATTAATTAGATAAACAGTTGGTTTAGTGCAAAATACTGCATCATGAACTTGGAATAAAGGACAACATTCCCAAACTCATCCCTGATTACAAAAGGGAAGCATCGACTAATACGGTCGAAATGTACAATAACGTGAGAAATGAGATGTACGGTCCaactggagatggttagTGTAATATGGGTCAAAATTCGACAACACAGGTTCCCTCATGTTAATTGCCTCGATAGACTCTGCAAGAGGGTTACATATTCCCCTGGTATGGAACCAATATATTAAGATACACACCTTTAGCTTGATACTGTGTATATCCTTGGGAAACCGCGGACATTCAAAGAATACATGCACGTTGCTGGTAATGGATAAACGAATAACACACGTCTACAGGGAGGGTTGGAAGATGTTCGAGAGGAGGTAAATGTATAACAATAGACTCCTTAGACAACATAAGGTAAGATTCTGATACACATACTCCGAGCGTAGGGATGTGCT contains:
- a CDS encoding DEAD/DEAH box helicase domain-containing protein (encoded by transcript BEWA_009660A); this encodes MKFYSVWNYLAFVGTDHPMPIGIPRGCNLDKPSKLYSFYSSQKKSGDGCDTNALIDVPIVNIPFNTSKHIRKTPGADKYNDLCVKELYSPKNTNEDFSLSFYSQPLLSTLSRVFSKENFHGLNNYQKDLFNELCLGKDALINAETSSGKTFAILLYIVLRYFYQIPQEHLKALELSLLLQKINNINNTTLEYQRPIYKNTDQRVFVLCPTKELAIQCAQQIISFSDGNDEIVQLIIDEYDLCPLIGKNVIFVVGSSNQVESYLMSKDKKHVKDLLENAACIVFDEIDRLFKVPGQYASLKKKKLIREHPGSAFNICHTLLSISKRKLQIIGASASIPRPYIRYLNNLVQSYRKNSKNSIAIIRKNKQNNSKPYVSIPSTVQQFYAISDSNSLGKCKNNKYERISASKISCLASVYALGESEKSILFLSSYDSLFSLQFHLKKLNIDCKILHHELGIKDNIPKLIPDYKREASTNTVEMYNNVRNEMYGPTGDGSLMLIASIDSARGLHIPLVWNQYIKIHTFSLILCISLGNRGHSKNTCTLLGGLEDVREEVNV